Proteins encoded by one window of Dreissena polymorpha isolate Duluth1 chromosome 11, UMN_Dpol_1.0, whole genome shotgun sequence:
- the LOC127851847 gene encoding uncharacterized protein LOC127851847 codes for MAELEAKSSAFLLVTGPRVSSSSDLFSDSDKISDNFRKLSVNPDQFHSLEDVRSAIKKQGLETCNIIFAIDYTISNVTNGSKTFCGKSLHDLSGVNPYQKMITAIGETIDPMRGEIEYIHAFGFGDNEVKDKRVFPLSQEPCSSFYDILGAYNTKTKEVKFGGPTSFVPVIAEAIRIVKETGKYHILIIVADGQVNEEHSSLKAIIEASDYALSIVVIGVGDGPWGVMEEWDDLENFNNKVAARGLSTRRFDNVQFVNYHEITHEAKNPDVALALATLMEIPDQYKFIKENILVNV; via the exons ATGGCGGAACTAGAGGCAAAATCCTCCGCATTTTTATTAGTAACAGGACCCCGAGTCTCTTCC TCAAGCGATCTGTTTTCGGATTCCGACAAAATAAGTGACAACTTTCGAAAACTATCTGTCAACCCCGATCAGTTTCACTCTTTAGAAGACGTGAGGTCTGCTATAAAGAAGCAAGGATTGGAAACTTGCAACATTATCTTCG caattgATTATACCATCAGCAATGTGACAAATGGCAGCAAAACATTTTGTGGAAAAAGTCTTCATGACTTGTCGGGAGTTAATCCATATCAAAAG atGATAACTGCAATCGGTGAAACAATTGACCCAATGAGAGGAGAGATTGAATACATACATGCATTTGGCTTCGGAGACAATGAAGTGAAAGACAAACGTGTCTTTCCGCTAAGCCAG GAACCGTGTTCTTCATTTTACGACATTCTGGGTGCatataacacaaaaacaaaaGAAGTAAAGTTTGGAGGTCCCACAAGCTTCGTACCTGTTATAGCTGAAGCAATACGCATAGTAAAGGAAACGGGCAAG TACCACATACTTATAATAGTTGCTGATGGTCAAGTCAACGAAGAGCACAGCAGTCTCAAGGCAATCATCGAAGCCTCCGACTATGCCCTCTCTATTGTGGTGATAGGAGTCGGAGACGGACCATGGGGAGTTATGGAAGAATGGGATGACCTGGAGAATTTCAACAACAAGGTAGCGGCAAGAGGATTATCTACCAGAAGATTTGACAATGTTCAGTTTGTGAATTACCACGAAATCACCCACGAGGCAAAGAATCCCGACGTTGCACTAGCGCTGGCCACACTAATGGAAATTCCAGATCAGTACAAGTTTATCAAGGAAAACATTTTAGTTAATGTTTAA